From a single Polynucleobacter asymbioticus QLW-P1DMWA-1 genomic region:
- the orn gene encoding oligoribonuclease: MSEQINTATAKTASPSEHLIWVDMEMSGLNPETERILEIAIIVTDAHLNTIATAPVWVVHQDDAILDAMDAWNKGTHGRSGLIDKVKTSTLDEAAVEAECIAFLKQYIKAGIAPMCGNTIGQDRRFMAKYMPKLEAYFHYRNVDVSTLKELCKRWHPELVKGFTKNQAHTALADIEESIEELKYYREKFIVPLPQ; encoded by the coding sequence ATGAGCGAACAAATCAATACGGCAACAGCCAAAACAGCCTCACCGAGTGAGCATTTAATCTGGGTGGATATGGAGATGTCAGGCCTGAACCCTGAAACTGAGCGAATTTTAGAAATCGCCATTATTGTGACGGATGCCCACCTGAATACGATTGCCACGGCCCCTGTCTGGGTGGTTCACCAAGACGATGCAATCTTGGATGCGATGGATGCCTGGAATAAGGGTACCCATGGCCGCTCTGGCTTGATTGATAAGGTTAAGACTTCGACGTTAGACGAGGCTGCGGTGGAGGCTGAATGCATTGCCTTTTTAAAGCAATATATCAAGGCCGGTATTGCCCCTATGTGCGGTAATACGATAGGTCAGGACCGCCGCTTTATGGCCAAGTACATGCCAAAACTAGAGGCTTATTTTCATTATCGAAATGTGGATGTGTCAACTTTGAAAGAGCTTTGTAAACGCTGGCATCCAGAGTTAGTAAAAGGCTTTACAAAAAATCAAGCACACACAGCTTTGGCTGATATTGAAGAATCTATTGAAGAGCTCAAATACTATCGAGAGAAGTTTATTGTTCCGTTGCCACAATAA
- a CDS encoding electron transfer flavoprotein subunit alpha/FixB family protein translates to MAALVIAEHDNISLKAATLNAVAAALQCAPEVDVLVAGNQSDAAAQAAAQIAGVRKVIQIDAAYLADQLAEPLAAQILALAGSYSHILAPATANGKNVLPRVAAKLDVAQLSDITKVITADTFERPIYAGNAIATVQTGDPVKVITVRTTGFDPVAATGGSAAVEKVAASDSAGKSSFVGRELTKSDRPELTAAKIIVSGGRGLGSGEKYQELIAPLADKLGAALGASRAAVDAGYVPNDYQVGQTGKIVAPQLYIAVGISGAIQHLAGMKDSKVIVAINKDPEAPIFGVADYGLVADLNTAVPELTKALG, encoded by the coding sequence ATGGCTGCTCTTGTTATTGCTGAACACGACAATATTTCTTTAAAGGCTGCAACGCTCAATGCCGTTGCAGCAGCTTTGCAATGCGCACCAGAGGTCGATGTGCTGGTTGCTGGAAACCAATCTGATGCCGCTGCGCAAGCTGCAGCTCAAATCGCTGGCGTGCGTAAGGTGATTCAAATTGATGCTGCTTATTTAGCTGATCAATTAGCAGAGCCGCTTGCTGCACAAATTCTGGCATTGGCTGGCAGCTATAGCCATATTTTGGCGCCAGCTACCGCTAATGGAAAAAATGTGTTGCCACGTGTAGCTGCTAAGTTAGATGTTGCGCAGTTATCTGACATCACTAAAGTGATTACCGCAGATACTTTTGAGCGTCCTATCTATGCTGGTAACGCAATCGCAACAGTGCAGACTGGCGATCCAGTAAAGGTGATTACTGTAAGAACTACTGGTTTTGATCCAGTGGCCGCCACAGGTGGTTCAGCTGCCGTTGAAAAAGTTGCCGCTTCAGATAGCGCTGGAAAGTCTAGCTTTGTAGGTCGTGAGTTAACAAAATCAGACCGCCCTGAGCTGACAGCTGCCAAGATTATTGTTTCTGGTGGACGAGGACTGGGTTCTGGCGAAAAGTATCAAGAGCTGATTGCTCCATTGGCTGACAAGCTTGGAGCAGCTTTAGGGGCTTCGCGCGCCGCAGTTGATGCCGGCTATGTTCCGAATGATTACCAAGTTGGTCAAACTGGAAAAATTGTTGCACCCCAGTTGTATATCGCCGTAGGTATCTCTGGCGCTATTCAGCATTTAGCGGGCATGAAAGACTCCAAAGTAATTGTTGCTATCAACAAGGATCCAGAAGCACCTATCTTTGGCGTAGCTGATTATGGTTTGGTGGCTGACTTAAATACTGCAGTCCCAGAGCTGACGAAGGCCTTGGGTTAA
- the mog gene encoding molybdopterin adenylyltransferase, producing the protein MKHNQAWERSTPSELKIGLISISDRASKGVYQDEGIPTLQTWLIKAIKNSCALHERLIADESEIITETIIELVDEFCCDLVLTTGGTGPSRRDVTPEATLEAGTRELPGFGEQMRQISLKFVPTAILSRQTAVLREIEGHAALIINLPGQPKAIAETLEGLKDENGKSIVPGIFAAVPYCIDLIGGPYIETNEEVVKAFRPKNAIKK; encoded by the coding sequence ATGAAGCATAACCAAGCTTGGGAGCGCAGCACTCCCTCCGAACTCAAAATTGGCTTGATCTCCATTTCGGACCGAGCCAGCAAGGGTGTCTATCAAGACGAGGGCATTCCCACCCTACAAACCTGGCTTATTAAGGCTATTAAGAACTCCTGTGCCTTGCACGAGCGTTTGATTGCGGATGAGTCTGAGATCATTACAGAAACGATTATTGAGCTCGTAGATGAGTTTTGTTGCGATCTGGTGCTAACCACCGGCGGAACTGGGCCATCGCGCAGAGACGTCACTCCAGAGGCAACCTTAGAAGCAGGTACTCGAGAGTTGCCGGGCTTTGGCGAACAAATGCGCCAAATCAGCCTGAAATTTGTTCCTACGGCTATTTTGTCCAGACAAACTGCCGTTCTTCGTGAAATCGAGGGGCATGCTGCCCTCATCATCAATTTGCCCGGTCAACCCAAGGCAATAGCAGAGACTTTAGAAGGCCTCAAGGATGAAAACGGTAAATCGATCGTTCCTGGTATTTTTGCAGCCGTTCCCTACTGCATCGATCTGATTGGTGGACCTTATATCGAAACCAATGAAGAAGTGGTTAAAGCCTTTAGACCCAAAAATGCCATCAAGAAATAA
- a CDS encoding CobD/CbiB family protein → MTFFSILFALIAEQYRPVTSSHWIARICARWLDWVAGEFGGKTEEGASPVGARIACMVAFILPTFLVFIVYVTCMVTYPILGFLWNVLIAYLFFGFRQFSHSFTAVHEAIEAHDLPAARTALGEWYGPELDTSNLSETEVISLALERAIIGSHHHVFGVLFWFMMPMGPAGVVLYRLADIASQRWSERGDFNLSEASRHFFYVLDWIPARITAMGFAIVGNFEGALYGWRYLTQKWSDSLSAVILAAGSGALGVRLGEPLSEPDSDEALRMAEAGEPVVYEVGLEPTERSMRSAVGLVWRLVIAWMALLLMLTIALWLG, encoded by the coding sequence ATGACTTTCTTTTCTATTCTTTTCGCCCTCATCGCTGAGCAATACCGCCCAGTGACTTCTAGTCATTGGATTGCACGCATCTGTGCTCGTTGGTTAGATTGGGTTGCAGGTGAATTCGGCGGCAAGACTGAAGAGGGTGCAAGTCCAGTGGGTGCACGTATCGCGTGTATGGTCGCTTTTATTCTCCCGACCTTTTTGGTATTTATTGTTTATGTCACTTGTATGGTGACCTATCCGATATTGGGCTTTCTTTGGAATGTCTTGATTGCGTATTTGTTTTTTGGCTTCCGTCAATTTAGCCATTCATTTACAGCAGTACACGAAGCGATTGAGGCGCATGATCTTCCTGCTGCGCGTACTGCTTTAGGTGAATGGTATGGTCCTGAGCTAGACACTTCAAACCTTTCTGAGACTGAAGTGATCTCTTTAGCCTTAGAGCGCGCAATTATTGGCTCACATCATCATGTATTTGGTGTGCTCTTCTGGTTCATGATGCCAATGGGCCCAGCAGGCGTAGTTCTTTATCGCTTGGCTGATATTGCTTCACAGCGTTGGTCTGAGCGCGGTGACTTTAATTTAAGTGAAGCTTCACGTCATTTCTTTTATGTATTAGATTGGATTCCAGCACGCATTACCGCAATGGGCTTTGCGATTGTTGGTAATTTTGAAGGCGCATTATATGGCTGGCGCTACCTGACTCAAAAATGGTCAGACTCTTTATCAGCTGTCATTTTGGCGGCGGGAAGTGGCGCGCTTGGTGTACGTCTTGGTGAACCATTAAGCGAGCCTGATAGTGATGAAGCCTTGCGCATGGCTGAGGCGGGTGAGCCTGTAGTTTACGAAGTGGGTTTAGAGCCTACAGAGCGGTCAATGCGTTCTGCCGTTGGATTGGTGTGGCGTTTGGTTATCGCTTGGATGGCTTTGTTGCTAATGCTGACCATCGCTCTTTGGCTTGGCTAA
- the rsgA gene encoding ribosome small subunit-dependent GTPase A, whose protein sequence is MEQFRALLTASYGRHYLAQRLIADAAGNESPSGPLIQVSTPAKQHIGAVGDRMLLEMTSVDQARIIEIEPRENLLYRSDAFKSKLIASNVDQILIVLATQPAFSPDLLGRAVVAAETNQIGLHILLNKCDLPDNIEHARKIIAPYARMGYPVSEVSAKFDPASIDALQSALKGKVSVFVGQSGMGKSSLLNAWVPNAAALTQEYSVRLDTGKHTTTACRYFELPESWGRDASGKLGALIDSPGFQEFGLAHMSVSELQHAFREFKDLLGKCRFHNCAHQSEPDCAVRAAVDRNEIAPERLALFRQLRSDSKTADTQIQGISQAKERWSALATKPSKR, encoded by the coding sequence ATGGAACAATTTCGCGCGCTATTAACTGCTTCTTATGGAAGGCATTACTTAGCGCAGCGTTTGATTGCAGATGCTGCAGGTAACGAATCTCCAAGCGGTCCTTTAATTCAAGTCAGTACACCTGCTAAGCAACATATTGGTGCCGTTGGTGATCGCATGCTGCTGGAAATGACTTCAGTAGACCAAGCGCGCATTATTGAAATAGAACCTCGTGAAAACTTGCTCTATCGATCAGATGCTTTTAAGAGCAAATTGATTGCGTCTAATGTCGATCAAATTCTCATTGTGCTAGCAACACAGCCCGCTTTCTCACCAGATCTCCTGGGAAGAGCAGTAGTGGCAGCAGAGACCAATCAAATCGGTCTGCATATCCTACTCAATAAATGTGATCTGCCAGACAATATAGAGCATGCTCGCAAAATCATTGCGCCTTATGCGCGTATGGGCTACCCCGTTAGTGAAGTCTCTGCTAAATTTGATCCGGCATCGATCGATGCGCTACAGTCTGCCCTCAAAGGCAAGGTCTCTGTTTTTGTTGGTCAATCTGGAATGGGTAAATCCAGCTTGTTAAATGCCTGGGTACCCAATGCTGCTGCATTGACTCAAGAATATTCCGTTCGATTGGATACCGGAAAACACACTACGACTGCCTGTCGGTATTTTGAGTTGCCCGAATCATGGGGTAGAGATGCGTCTGGCAAGCTCGGAGCGCTGATTGACTCGCCAGGCTTTCAGGAATTCGGCTTAGCGCATATGTCGGTCAGTGAACTCCAGCATGCTTTTAGAGAATTTAAAGACTTACTAGGCAAGTGTCGCTTTCATAATTGCGCACATCAATCAGAACCAGATTGCGCTGTACGCGCAGCAGTAGATAGAAATGAAATAGCGCCAGAAAGACTGGCGCTATTTAGACAACTTCGTTCGGACTCAAAAACTGCCGATACTCAAATTCAGGGAATTAGCCAAGCCAAAGAGCGATGGTCAGCATTAGCAACAAAGCCATCCAAGCGATAA
- a CDS encoding M48 family metallopeptidase, translated as MTFTIVFLIAFIASFGLRHWLSQRQIRYVAQHRDQVPAEFSEKITLAEHQKAADYTIAKLRLGILENGVSAIILIGFTLLGGLEVLNITLLQLLGEGITQQIALLASIAIISGLLDLPFSWYKQFHLEERFGFNRMGKKLFFADMLKGLLVGAAIGIPLLWVILTLMAKSGDLWWLWAWAVITVFSLLMQWIFPTFIAPLFNKFQALEEGALKTQIEALLKRCDFASQGLFVMDGSKRSAHGNAFFAGMGKAKRIVFFDILIEKLNPGEVEAVLAHELGHFKCKHIRKRLLVSFALSFAMFALLGWISTQVWFYTDLGVMPNLNGYNGGLALALFMLVSPVFSFFFTPLSSLASRKHEYEADGFAAEKSSAKDLISALVKLYQDNASTLTPDPIYTAFYSSHPPAPLRIANLQRFSS; from the coding sequence ATGACATTCACAATTGTTTTTCTTATTGCATTTATTGCCAGCTTTGGCTTGCGCCACTGGCTTTCCCAACGACAAATTCGCTACGTAGCCCAGCACCGTGATCAGGTTCCAGCTGAGTTTTCTGAAAAGATCACCTTGGCTGAACATCAAAAAGCTGCCGACTACACCATTGCTAAATTACGACTTGGTATTTTAGAAAATGGCGTTAGCGCAATTATATTAATTGGCTTCACCCTCTTGGGAGGACTGGAAGTCCTGAATATCACCTTACTGCAATTATTGGGTGAAGGCATCACCCAGCAAATTGCTTTACTTGCCTCTATTGCCATTATTTCTGGATTGCTTGATTTGCCTTTTTCTTGGTACAAACAATTTCACCTGGAAGAGCGCTTTGGCTTTAATCGTATGGGTAAAAAGTTATTTTTTGCAGACATGCTTAAAGGTCTTCTTGTGGGTGCCGCAATCGGCATCCCACTTCTGTGGGTCATTCTCACGCTGATGGCTAAATCTGGCGATCTATGGTGGCTTTGGGCTTGGGCTGTGATCACTGTATTTAGCTTGCTCATGCAATGGATCTTCCCCACCTTTATTGCGCCCCTCTTTAATAAATTCCAAGCCTTGGAAGAAGGTGCGCTCAAAACTCAAATCGAAGCGCTTCTAAAACGTTGCGACTTTGCAAGCCAAGGTCTGTTTGTGATGGATGGCAGCAAACGGAGTGCTCATGGCAATGCTTTTTTTGCGGGCATGGGCAAAGCAAAGCGGATTGTTTTCTTTGACATCTTAATTGAAAAGTTGAACCCCGGTGAAGTAGAGGCCGTACTGGCGCATGAGCTGGGTCACTTTAAGTGCAAGCATATCCGCAAGCGTCTATTGGTTTCTTTTGCCTTAAGCTTTGCTATGTTTGCTTTGCTAGGTTGGATTAGTACCCAAGTGTGGTTCTATACTGACCTCGGTGTCATGCCTAACCTCAATGGCTATAACGGTGGATTAGCCTTGGCACTCTTCATGCTCGTATCCCCCGTATTTAGTTTTTTCTTCACGCCACTTTCTAGTCTAGCTTCTCGTAAACATGAATATGAGGCCGATGGTTTCGCTGCAGAAAAGTCTTCTGCCAAGGATTTAATTTCTGCCTTAGTCAAACTCTATCAAGACAATGCTTCTACTTTGACCCCTGATCCGATTTATACGGCGTTCTATAGCTCACACCCTCCGGCCCCATTACGCATTGCTAATCTGCAACGCTTTAGCTCATAA
- a CDS encoding acyl-CoA dehydrogenase yields the protein MPYVAPVKDMLFAMNELAGLSEVVAYPTYAEAGADVDLAPAILEEAAKFNQDVVAPLNWPGDQNPSSFKEGVVTTAPGFKEAFEQFGSAGWQGVVHPAEFGGQGLPKLIATACFEMVHSASLSFALCPMLTDGAIEALLTAASPELLERFVPNMISGEWTGSMCLTEPQAGSDLSMVRARAVPEGNGAYKIFGTKIYITYGEHDMAKNIVHLVLARTPDAPEGVKGISLFVVPKFLVNADGSLGDRNDVHCVSIEHKLGIKASPTAVLQFGDHGGAIGYLVGEENRGLEYMFVMMNAARFAVGMQGIAVAERAYQKAVQYAKDRVQSRDLAGSPGPVAIIHQPDVKRMLMTMRAYTEASRALAYYAAAAYDAQHADPDEAVKKANQAIYEFLVPIVKGFSTEMSIEVASLGVQVHGGMGFIEETGAAQHYRDARILTIYEGTTAIQANDLVGRKTVRDGGATAKVLSQKIAETEKELAASSSADAQAVLKQLTLARAAFEEAVAYILANAKSDVKAVYAGSFAYLRLAGLVLGGWQMARGLLAAERLRETDPSFYSAKIATARFFAENLMPQTQALATSIVESGYSTNALEVEQF from the coding sequence ATGCCATACGTAGCCCCAGTAAAAGATATGTTGTTTGCGATGAATGAATTAGCTGGGCTATCTGAGGTTGTTGCTTACCCTACCTATGCCGAGGCTGGTGCTGATGTTGATCTGGCCCCAGCCATTTTGGAAGAGGCAGCAAAATTTAATCAAGATGTTGTTGCACCCCTTAACTGGCCTGGAGATCAAAACCCAAGCTCATTTAAAGAGGGGGTAGTAACAACAGCCCCGGGTTTTAAAGAGGCCTTTGAGCAATTTGGATCTGCTGGTTGGCAGGGTGTTGTACATCCCGCAGAATTTGGTGGTCAGGGATTACCAAAGTTAATTGCAACGGCTTGTTTTGAAATGGTGCACTCTGCAAGCCTGTCATTTGCCTTGTGCCCCATGTTGACTGATGGTGCTATTGAAGCGTTATTAACTGCAGCAAGTCCAGAGCTGCTAGAGCGTTTTGTTCCGAACATGATCTCTGGTGAGTGGACTGGCTCGATGTGCTTAACAGAGCCACAAGCTGGTTCTGATTTATCTATGGTGCGTGCACGTGCAGTGCCAGAGGGTAATGGCGCTTACAAGATATTTGGTACCAAGATTTATATTACTTACGGCGAACACGATATGGCAAAGAATATTGTCCATTTAGTGTTGGCGAGAACACCTGATGCACCCGAGGGCGTAAAGGGTATCTCATTATTTGTAGTGCCTAAATTCTTAGTGAATGCTGATGGTTCATTGGGTGACCGCAATGATGTGCATTGTGTATCTATTGAACATAAGCTTGGAATTAAAGCTAGTCCAACGGCTGTATTGCAATTTGGTGATCATGGTGGCGCTATTGGTTATTTAGTTGGCGAAGAAAATCGCGGTCTCGAATACATGTTTGTGATGATGAATGCAGCACGCTTTGCTGTTGGCATGCAGGGTATAGCAGTTGCTGAGCGTGCCTATCAAAAAGCGGTGCAGTATGCAAAAGATCGCGTGCAAAGTCGTGACCTGGCAGGATCGCCAGGCCCGGTAGCGATTATTCATCAGCCTGATGTGAAGCGAATGTTAATGACAATGCGCGCCTATACCGAAGCTTCACGTGCTTTAGCGTATTACGCCGCTGCTGCATATGATGCACAGCATGCTGACCCAGATGAAGCGGTCAAAAAAGCCAATCAAGCGATTTATGAATTCTTGGTACCTATTGTTAAGGGCTTTTCTACGGAGATGTCCATCGAGGTTGCTAGTTTAGGGGTGCAGGTCCATGGTGGCATGGGCTTTATAGAGGAGACTGGTGCAGCACAGCATTATCGCGATGCACGCATTCTGACTATTTATGAAGGCACAACAGCGATTCAAGCGAATGATCTAGTGGGTAGAAAAACAGTTCGTGATGGTGGTGCAACTGCTAAAGTGCTCTCACAAAAAATTGCTGAGACTGAAAAAGAATTGGCAGCTAGTAGTTCTGCCGATGCTCAAGCGGTACTTAAGCAACTAACTTTAGCGCGTGCTGCATTTGAAGAGGCAGTCGCGTATATTTTGGCAAATGCTAAGAGCGATGTTAAAGCGGTATACGCAGGCAGCTTTGCTTATTTGCGCTTAGCAGGCTTGGTATTGGGTGGCTGGCAAATGGCGCGAGGATTATTGGCTGCAGAACGTTTGCGTGAAACTGATCCGAGCTTTTATAGCGCAAAAATTGCGACAGCCCGTTTCTTTGCAGAGAATTTAATGCCTCAGACGCAAGCGTTGGCAACCTCTATTGTTGAAAGTGGGTATTCAACCAATGCACTGGAAGTAGAGCAGTTTTAA
- the rpsP gene encoding 30S ribosomal protein S16: MVVIRLARGGSKKRPFYSIVATDKRNRRDSNFIERIGYFNPQAAATEQAMRIAQDRLTYWTGVGAQISPTVVRLIKNNPAV; this comes from the coding sequence ATGGTCGTCATTCGACTGGCACGCGGCGGTTCTAAGAAGCGCCCTTTTTACAGCATCGTTGCTACTGATAAGCGCAACCGTCGTGACTCGAACTTTATCGAGCGTATTGGTTATTTCAATCCACAAGCAGCGGCTACTGAGCAAGCAATGCGCATTGCTCAAGATCGTTTGACTTACTGGACTGGCGTTGGTGCACAAATTTCACCAACTGTTGTTCGTTTAATCAAGAACAATCCAGCTGTTTAA
- a CDS encoding META domain-containing protein — protein sequence MFAKTALRRPFKNYLNTGLRGVFCLSASLLVACANVIPPCGAKVSPPSSELKNTKWELTRWNLAPNSNGEVRTRQIPQGESNNPIQIIFDANGQRVSGSTGCNRFTAQLDEDGRGFSLKQIASTKMSCSPQRMELENDFLYELNDYRSIVRNGDQLLMIGTDREVLSFTQRPNSIK from the coding sequence ATGTTCGCCAAAACAGCACTTCGCAGACCCTTTAAAAACTACTTAAATACTGGATTAAGAGGTGTTTTCTGCCTCAGCGCTAGTCTTTTGGTTGCGTGCGCGAATGTGATTCCACCTTGTGGGGCCAAAGTGAGCCCTCCAAGCAGTGAGCTCAAAAACACCAAATGGGAGCTTACCCGCTGGAACTTAGCCCCTAACTCGAATGGCGAAGTGCGCACCCGTCAGATTCCTCAGGGCGAAAGCAACAACCCCATTCAAATCATATTTGATGCCAATGGCCAACGCGTAAGTGGTTCAACTGGATGCAATCGCTTCACCGCGCAATTGGATGAAGATGGTCGCGGCTTTTCTTTAAAACAAATCGCCAGCACAAAAATGTCTTGTAGCCCGCAACGCATGGAATTAGAAAATGATTTTCTTTATGAATTAAATGATTACCGCAGTATTGTTCGTAATGGCGACCAGCTACTCATGATTGGAACAGATCGTGAAGTATTAAGTTTTACGCAACGTCCTAACTCAATCAAGTAA
- a CDS encoding CoA pyrophosphatase, giving the protein MTKISKPEEDAINVAAPPGFDAQSIPIHEVCGNQQKVSLNFLRPAGLRERFQAPPQWEPEITDENRHVIAADIIAKRQAVGKVTKAAVLIPLVLKEDGLWVLLTQRTNHLRDHAGQISFPGGRMDPEDAGPEETALRESKEEIGLDPSRVEIIGHLPEYLTVSGYSVTPVVGLVQAQAEYVLDPFEVADVFEVPLEFLLDPANHQVRLWQSEQGGRRFYSMPYENRFIWGATAGMLRNLYHLLKV; this is encoded by the coding sequence ATGACCAAGATCTCTAAACCCGAAGAAGACGCAATTAATGTTGCAGCTCCGCCGGGCTTTGATGCTCAATCGATTCCAATTCATGAGGTATGCGGTAATCAACAAAAGGTATCCCTGAATTTCTTGCGGCCAGCGGGTTTGAGGGAGCGATTTCAGGCTCCTCCTCAATGGGAGCCGGAGATTACCGATGAGAATCGGCACGTCATTGCCGCCGACATTATTGCGAAGCGACAGGCGGTTGGCAAAGTGACTAAAGCAGCCGTTTTGATTCCCTTGGTATTGAAGGAAGATGGTTTGTGGGTATTGTTAACCCAAAGAACAAATCACCTGCGCGACCATGCGGGCCAAATTAGTTTTCCTGGCGGGCGCATGGATCCTGAGGATGCAGGCCCAGAGGAGACTGCCCTGAGGGAGAGTAAAGAAGAAATTGGCCTAGATCCCAGTCGCGTGGAAATCATCGGTCACTTACCGGAATATTTAACAGTTTCTGGCTATAGCGTTACTCCAGTAGTAGGATTAGTCCAAGCTCAGGCAGAATACGTCTTAGATCCATTTGAAGTGGCTGATGTTTTTGAGGTGCCCCTAGAATTTTTGCTAGATCCTGCTAACCATCAGGTTAGGCTCTGGCAAAGTGAGCAGGGTGGACGTCGTTTTTATTCAATGCCTTACGAGAACCGCTTTATTTGGGGTGCTACTGCGGGAATGTTACGTAACCTATATCATTTATTAAAAGTATGA
- the rplS gene encoding 50S ribosomal protein L19, protein MNLIEKIEQEEIARLSANKTLPSFAPGDTVVVGVNVVEGARKRTQAFEGVVIAKRNRGLNSSFIVRKISSGEGVERTFQTYSPLIASIEVKRRGDVRRAKLYYLRDRSGKSARIKEKLPARKVAATPAA, encoded by the coding sequence ATGAATTTGATCGAAAAAATTGAGCAAGAAGAAATTGCTCGCTTAAGTGCCAACAAAACTCTTCCAAGTTTTGCACCTGGCGATACAGTAGTTGTAGGTGTAAACGTTGTTGAAGGTGCGCGTAAGCGTACTCAGGCTTTTGAAGGTGTTGTGATTGCTAAGCGTAATCGCGGACTCAATTCCAGCTTTATCGTTCGTAAGATTTCATCTGGCGAAGGTGTAGAGCGTACATTCCAAACTTACTCGCCATTGATCGCTAGCATTGAAGTCAAGCGTCGCGGTGATGTACGTCGTGCTAAGTTGTATTACTTGCGCGATCGTTCAGGTAAGTCTGCACGTATTAAAGAGAAGCTTCCTGCTCGCAAGGTGGCAGCGACTCCAGCCGCATAA
- the rimM gene encoding ribosome maturation factor RimM (Essential for efficient processing of 16S rRNA), with translation MSTPSLDNLIELGAISEAQGLQGQVKVRPHSPDPVALLSSKVVWLSLLPRRSAGALSSTEEATLTQYKVKSAKMHSGNVVLTLDGVSDRDQALALKGARILLDRDAFPKAESDSYYWVDLIGCKAKNLQDEILGDVIDVTENGAHGVIAIGDISTKTIQYLVPFVKEVVRNVDLPNKLLTLDWQSDWV, from the coding sequence ATGAGTACACCTTCCCTAGATAACTTGATAGAGCTAGGCGCCATTTCTGAGGCGCAAGGTTTGCAGGGGCAAGTAAAGGTTAGACCTCACTCGCCCGACCCTGTAGCTCTACTATCTTCTAAAGTTGTTTGGCTTTCACTGTTACCGCGTCGTTCTGCGGGGGCTTTGTCATCGACTGAAGAAGCCACTCTCACACAGTACAAAGTAAAAAGCGCAAAAATGCATAGCGGTAATGTCGTGCTTACTTTAGATGGTGTATCTGATCGCGATCAAGCGCTAGCCTTAAAAGGTGCACGTATTCTTCTTGATAGAGATGCATTTCCTAAGGCAGAAAGCGACTCTTACTACTGGGTAGATCTCATTGGCTGCAAAGCAAAAAATTTGCAAGATGAGATATTGGGTGATGTGATTGATGTGACTGAGAACGGTGCGCATGGCGTTATTGCTATTGGCGACATTTCGACTAAAACAATTCAATACCTTGTTCCTTTTGTGAAGGAAGTTGTTCGTAATGTGGATCTACCAAACAAGTTATTAACACTGGATTGGCAATCGGATTGGGTGTAA
- the trmD gene encoding tRNA (guanosine(37)-N1)-methyltransferase TrmD, which produces MRFDVVTLFPEMFSALTQWGITGRACQQSLASVHLWNPRDFCPDPRKTVDDRAYGGGPGMVMMAKPLEDTVAGIQASHQAAGIKSGPICLLAPQGERFSQKIATDILDYGNLSFICGRYEAVDQRFIDRNVDIQLSIGDFVLSGGEIPAMTIMDAVIRLVPGALGDGESATQDSFMNGLLDYPHYTRPEIYENLLVPDVLLGGHHAKIADWRRQKSLELTLRLRPDLIESARANGLLTREDEQFLRSL; this is translated from the coding sequence ATGCGTTTTGATGTAGTCACCTTGTTTCCTGAAATGTTTTCTGCTTTAACGCAGTGGGGCATTACTGGTCGGGCCTGTCAGCAGTCTTTAGCCAGTGTCCATTTATGGAACCCAAGAGATTTCTGCCCTGATCCCCGTAAAACAGTAGATGACCGCGCTTATGGTGGCGGCCCCGGCATGGTCATGATGGCCAAGCCTCTGGAAGATACAGTAGCAGGTATACAGGCCTCACATCAGGCAGCTGGCATTAAAAGCGGCCCCATTTGCCTTCTGGCCCCTCAGGGGGAGCGGTTTTCACAGAAGATAGCGACAGATATCCTCGATTACGGAAATTTAAGCTTTATTTGTGGGCGATATGAGGCTGTAGATCAGCGTTTTATTGATCGAAACGTAGATATCCAGCTTTCTATTGGCGATTTTGTGCTTTCTGGGGGTGAAATCCCCGCTATGACCATCATGGACGCAGTCATTAGGCTTGTTCCAGGAGCGCTTGGAGATGGTGAATCAGCCACCCAGGACAGCTTTATGAATGGCCTTTTGGACTACCCACACTACACGCGCCCTGAAATATATGAAAATTTATTGGTTCCAGACGTGCTTTTAGGCGGACATCACGCTAAAATAGCAGATTGGCGTCGGCAGAAGTCTTTAGAGCTGACGTTAAGGTTAAGGCCGGATCTGATTGAGTCGGCCCGTGCCAATGGGTTGCTAACCCGAGAAGATGAACAATTTCTTCGCTCGCTGTGA